The following DNA comes from Terriglobia bacterium.
GAGCCACTTCCCGGTCTTGGGATCCTTAACCGTTCCGACGCCCGGACGCTCCGTCCCGAACAGGCAGCGCTCCGCCCCCACTGTCTTGAAGAGCAAGGCAAGCGCGTCCGCCGAATAAAGCACAGTGTCGTAGTAGAGGTTACGCATCTTGTCGGAGAAGCGGGGGCCGCCGCGCCGCAGAGCGCCGGCTTCGAACCGGCCATACTGATACGGAACGGCGCCGCCGCCATGCGAAACCATGATCTTCAGGTTCGGAAAATCGTTGAACACGGTTGAATTCAGAAGCGACACGACCGCGATGGTTTCTTCATTGATAAAGTGGAGCGAGTACGTCAGCCGCTCGGACCGGCAGCCGGCCGAATGGATGTGTCCGGGGATATCGAGCTCACACATTTTCTCGTAGAGCGGATACCAGAAACGATCGCCGAGAGGAGGCGTTTCGACTCCGGAACACTCGCCGGGATCGGGATTCAGCAGAAATCCGACGAAACCCTGTTCCTTCACGCAGCGTTCGAGATACGGAAGCACCGCCTTCGGGCTCACGCCCGGCGTCAGCGGCAGACCGCAGACACCGCGGAACACCTTCGGGAAGAGCTTCACTTCCTGGGCAATGACGTTGTTGGTTTCTTCGGTGAACCACTGAACCAGTTTCGGAGTCTCGCTCGTCATCATTTGATACGGACGGGGCGAGATGATCTGCATGTCCGTGCCCGCTTCCTTCAGCTGCTGCAAATGCGACGAACCTCCAAAGACGGGCGAATTCAGCGCCTTCGTGATGTCTTCATCGGTTGCCGTCACTGAGCCCCGGCCATGGCCGCCGCGATGCGCGAGCAGGCCGGCTTTATAAACGTACAGACTGTCGGGCGCCGTCACGTGCGCATGTGAATCGATAATCATCGTTCCTCCCGTTTTAAACCGAGACTACGGATTCTTCGTAGCCTTTTCTGCCCTTGAGACCTTCTTCAAAGATGTTCCAGGATTCGATCCACTTCTGAGTCTCGTCGTACATCTCCTTTGTATAAGGAGCAAAGACGATGCGCTCGCCGGGACCGAAGACTCGCGTGTCCATCATGTCGTGGAAACGGTGCGGGAATTCGCGTTTGTAGTAGTGGGTGTAGTGCTGATGGTTCATGTCGATATCGACTTGAGCCCGCTTCAACCCGCGATAAAACTTTTCGACGTCCTCTTCCGCGGCTTCCTCTTTGACGATCGCCGCAACCATGAACGTGCAGTCCAGGATTTTTCGAAAGCCGAGTTGCTCGGCAAAATACATCATCCCGCCAAATAACGTCGCGACGGGCACCTCGCGATCGATGAGCAGTTCCAACCGCTGGAAAATCATGCCGCCGAAATGCAATTTGATCTCTTCGCGATTGAGGATGGGTTCGAGGGCCTGAATGGTCGTGTAATGGCTTCCGGATTGATAACCGACAGCGATCGGGACATTTGCGAGGTCTTTCGCGGTTTTGATAGGCGACTCGGGAGGCACCATGATCCCGCAAGGCAATATGGAATACGCTCCGGCCCATAACCGGCCGTGACCGGCCGCCGCCGCCATATTGATTGTCCAGTGACAGGCGGAACTGATGTCGCAGCTGCGCCCGGCTTCGATCGTTTGATAAGCGCCCTTGATCTGATCTTTAGGAAGTTCGGTGGCGGATTTGACGCTGATATTGGAAAAACCGGTCGAGGGGAGGAACTCGTAATCGAGACCTTCGTCTTTAAAATAGCCCTTTTCTTCAGCGACCCATTCCTGGAGCCGCATATGCGGACCAATAATGAATTTCGACATGTAGACTCTCCCGGATACGCATGATACACGAAAGTTTAGGTGCCTTTTGAGGCTAAGTTTAGCCGCAGATTACGCGGATTACGCAGATGGGCGCAAAAAAAAGACTAATTGATTCCCCCATCTGCGTAATCCGCGTAATCTGCGGCTAAACCTGTTTCGTAGAATCATGCCCGATGGCCTGAAGAGCTTCACGGTAGGTCTTTGGACCGTCCGGTCCGAATTGTGAAGCGATGCCCAGGCGCGCGCACCAGTCCTGCCTGCGGGCTGCGGCCTCCGCCATGATGGGCTCGATGCCCAGCGACTTCAGCGTTTCGGCGACCTCTTCCATCTCCCGGGCGCGACGCTCGCCGTGGATGACGACACGGCTCACCATATAGTTCGCCAGCTTTTGCCAGTCGATTCCCGGAAAGCTCTCGCTCAGCGAGGAAAAGACACGTTCATCCGCCCCGTATGGAACGGAAGCCAGGACGCACTCGAGCATCAGGGCTTCGAGGCCTTTGACAATGATGCTTCGGAACATCTTCGTGGCAGCGGCTACTCCGACATTTTCGGAGACCACCTGCAGGCGCATTCCAAACGGCGTCATCAATTCCGCAAATGCCGGCGCGCCTTTACCGCCGAGCAACATCGGCGACCGATGGCCGGTCGGCGGAACAGGCGACATCACGGCGGCCTCGACAAAACTCGCCCCCGACGCCGAGATCACCCGGTCGATCTC
Coding sequences within:
- a CDS encoding DUF1932 domain-containing protein, whose translation is MNNELSVGFIGFGEAGSHIARGLKSAGLSRIFAFDIAPEKVRHHAQEAAVPLVDSNRELARSARVIFSTVTCARAKEAAEQTAPYLEPHHIYADLNSVSPALKQEIDRVISASGASFVEAAVMSPVPPTGHRSPMLLGGKGAPAFAELMTPFGMRLQVVSENVGVAAATKMFRSIIVKGLEALMLECVLASVPYGADERVFSSLSESFPGIDWQKLANYMVSRVVIHGERRAREMEEVAETLKSLGIEPIMAEAAARRQDWCARLGIASQFGPDGPKTYREALQAIGHDSTKQV
- a CDS encoding amidohydrolase family protein; this encodes MIIDSHAHVTAPDSLYVYKAGLLAHRGGHGRGSVTATDEDITKALNSPVFGGSSHLQQLKEAGTDMQIISPRPYQMMTSETPKLVQWFTEETNNVIAQEVKLFPKVFRGVCGLPLTPGVSPKAVLPYLERCVKEQGFVGFLLNPDPGECSGVETPPLGDRFWYPLYEKMCELDIPGHIHSAGCRSERLTYSLHFINEETIAVVSLLNSTVFNDFPNLKIMVSHGGGAVPYQYGRFEAGALRRGGPRFSDKMRNLYYDTVLYSADALALLFKTVGAERCLFGTERPGVGTVKDPKTGKWLDETRHIIEGFDFLSAAEKKMIFEDNAKKLFKIQV